The stretch of DNA CCCTGGGCCTCCAACCAGCCTTGGGCCAAGGGGAAGTACCCATACAGACATCCCAGCTCCTGGCCCACAATCACCCAGTATAGCCGCAGGACCTATCCTGCTTCCTTCTTCCTGCACAGCACAACCACAGCAAGCTCAGAGCAGAGGGTCAAAGGCCCCGTCTGGAGTCCTGAGTCAAGTCCAGGGCATGGGACAGGGGCCTCAGTCTGGGTGGGGGATAAAGGCAGCTAGAGACTAGGTCAGGCTGACTGGCTGCTGTCGGGGGAGGGGGCGCCTGGCAGGCGCTGGGCAGGCTGGGGTAGGGGGAGGCCTTTGGCGGCCTCAGAGAACAAAGAGGCTGGGGTTGCCAGGATATTCTGTGGAGCTGAAGCCGGTGGTGATAGGGCTGGGAGAGGGGCCGCAGCAGCCGTGGGAACTGCGCCTGCTGCCCCCACGCCAGCTCCCCCATCCAGAGTGGGCCTCAGGGCCATGCGAGGGCGCAGGCTGCGGGTGAGAGGGGCTGTCAGATCCCCCACTCTCTCCCCAGAGATGCACGGCTTTCAGGGTGGAGACCCAGGAAATGCTGGAGGCAGACACACAAGGCAATAGTGTCAGCATCACTGAgaggatcacaggtgcacactgACACAAAGCCATGACCACACACCCAGGGTGATGTAGGCAGTATCACAGGGTCACACCATAGTCACAgagacatcacacacacacaatccctgGTCAGTCCCAGCCCACATCCATGATGGCCACACAGACACAAAGTCACACACTTATTGAATCACCCAGTTTTGCCACAGGGTCACACAATGCCATGTGTGTTGTAAACCCAAAGTTATACACTCACATAGAATCACCCAATGTCACACACTCATATAGAATCACCCAAAGTCACACATTCAGTTGTACAAGCCGGTATCACACCAGGTCTGTTACAGAACTGTACAATGTCACAAGATCACACATGCAATGTCACAGAACATTCCAAAGTGTGGCCACTGACATACACCAACCCATAGCCACAGGTCTCACATCTGAGTCTCCAATACACTGTCACAAACCCATCTGCATATCACACCCAATGTCACACATAGCCACATTACTGCACAAAGCCTCACGCAATTGTGAGGCCCTTaaagcatctctctctctcacacacacacacacacacacactctccatgCAGGGCTACCTGGAGGCTGGACTTGTCTCCAGCCCAGTGTGTGCACGCAGCCTCTCAAACCCCCACCGTTCTGTGTCCAGAGCTGGCTCTGAATGCCAGATCACCCAGAGGAAAGGCTCCTGGGTCACCAGGAAGTCAGTTTCCCAACTGTAGCAGAGGAGAGGTGAGGGCACCTGAGGCGAGGGGAATTGGGTACACAACCCTGCCAGGGAGCCTGCCTCTAAGGATGTCTCCGTCAGCCAGGGAACAGCAGGGGTGAGCCTACAACAGACAGAGGACAAGATATAGAGATGGAGAGACAGGaggggcagagacacagagaggcttAGAGATCAGGAAAGATGGAGACCCAAAGACACAGGAGCGTCAGGGACTGAAAGAGACCTTCAGGACATGCAGAGAGTGAgccagagacagacagaaagctGGTGCAGGCTGGGGTCGGCCTGCACCCAGATAGGGGAAGGGCCAGAGGCTTGGCCACTCTATGGAGGTGGGGGTGGCCAGGGCTTCAGGGAGGACACACAGCCGGGCAGAAGGTGAGGGGCATCTTGGTGAGATTTAGATgaataatagtttaaaaatagcAACACCAGCTGCCATTGACAGAGCTTACTACAAGCCAGGTCCTTCCCAAGTGTGATCGCATTTCATCCTCAGGCAACTTTATGGGGGAAACAATTATTGTCCCGTTTCCCAGATGAGGTAACTGAGTCCTCAGCATGTTTTCAGCCAGCCTCACAGCTGTCCCCACCCCTGGCCTCCAAACACAGAGGGGCTGGCTTACCATTTCCACAAAGCAGCGTGAAACTGGAACAGGTGAGGAGCTCTGAGCTTCGGCTGTGTGCTGGGGAGTGGGCTCAGGAGACGCGTTGGGCTGTGGGTTGGCACACTGAAAGGTACAGGCCGGCTGAGTCACAGCACCCCCTCGGGGCTGGCACCAGAGCCATCCACCCCACACCTGTAGGTGTGCCAACGAGGGCCGGCTGAGGCCATCTGCAGCCTGTGTGCTGCCAGCAGCGGGCGGGGGCAGGAAGGGGCCTCCTGCCCGGTGCCCCCTGCTGGCCAGGCTCCCCCCACTCCCCATGGGAGGACTCTCCCCACCCTCCTCAAGGTTCTGGAGGTGCCGCCGTTTGCCTTGTGCTGGGGGTGAGGGTGCCCCCCAGCTGCAACGCCTCCCCCTACTCCCTGCTGGACACCCCCCTTCGGCAGAGCTGCCTGGAGAGATCACAGGCGGCCACATGAAAGGGAATTTTTCCCAGGCAGAGCTGAAGTTGAAAGCTGCCTCCCACCGCCCCTGCCTGCCCCCGCTGTGCCAGGCCAGGCTGCTGAGGCCCTGGTGTTCGAAGGGAGCTTGTGACACCTAGGAAGGGGTTGGGGGTCAGCGCCACCCCCACCCAACATCGCTGCTTTCTCCTCTCAGGACAATGGCAGAGATAGCCCATCTCCCCCACCTCACTGCTCACTCAGCCTCAGAAATCGCTCCAGCTCTCACCCACCTGAAGCCAGGGCCCAACACTGTCAGGAAGTCCTTCCTCAAGTCTAGCCTCCATCTCAGCCAGGCTCAAAGCAGCTGGATGACAAGAACGCTCCCCCAGAGGATGGCTAAGCCTCCTCCTTCAGGTTGGCCTCTGTGATGTACAGGGAGGGGCATGCCACTGCCACCCCTTCCTGTTCAGGCTGCCCTGGCCCAGACCATGTGGCTGTGTGGTGACTTCCCCAGACATTTGACCTCTGAGGTCCCCGACAACCTTGTACCACAAACTCTCTGAGAGTGGGGACAGTCAAAGCCAAGGACACCCCTATAACCCAGTCTAGCAGCCCTCAGGCCTAAAGAGAAATGGGCGTGTATGCACAGCCAGGTCCCCACGAAGCTGAGCTGAAACTATTCCCTGGAGAATGACATTGGTGGCTTCGGGAACACCAGATCCCTGCCaggtaagaagaaagaaagaagacgcTGAACAGGCGGCTCAGCCTTACCCCCACCCACCTTATGCTGCTGGTTGCTTTACTCATCGGGCCCTGATGAACTTCGGTGAACAGAGGTGGCCCCAGGTGAGTGAAGGTCCCTGGAGGTCCAGGTTCTGGGGCATGGGGTGCAACCAGGCAGATGAGGTACTCTGGTACCAGCGACTTCCAGATTAAGAGCCTTTCCCTCCTGTCTGCTGGGCTGGttgctcctgctcttgcccaTTCTGGATCCAGAGGCCTCTATTCCCCAAGAAATTCCCATTCTAAATGTCCCTGGgccatccttcttcctcctccaggtGGTCCCAGACAACCCCTGCTCAAGAACGGCCCCCAAGTCAGCCCCCCAAAACCGGAGAGCAAGAAGCCAGCGGTGCTTCGTGACACAAACATGCATTCGTTTTATTCACAAAACAGCCTGGTTTCCTAAAACAATACAAACAGCATGTTCATCAGCAGGAAGCTGGCCGTGGGCAGGGGGGCCCAGGCCGCAGGGGGCCCCCTGGGCACCCACCCCCACCGGCAGGGGACCACGCAAAGAAGCCCTTTCTTCTGTTGCCATTAGAGAGGCCAGAAAAAAAGGACTTATTTTCTCTAAGAAAAGTAGCCAGGATTGGAAATATCGAGACGGGGCTCCCCAGATCGCAAAGGATAAATGAAcagaactttcattttttttttttttcaaaatcatcaCTGTTGGGGTAGGGGATCCCAGTCTGGGGACTGTGGGTGCAGCTCAGCCGGCCTGGTGCTCCCTCCCCTTCTGTGAGCTCCCTGCTGGCAGCTCTGCACGCGTGGATGGATACAGAGGGGCTTCTACACGGCGCCATCAACATTCTCTTTATGAACGTGAGTGGATTCTCCAGGCAAACTATGCACTATTTCATGGTCGGAAAGAATCAAAGGAAGTTTAAATGAGGGTGGAGTTAAACTGTGCTAAATTACAGTAGTGCTTATTAGTAACTAGATTTCAAAAGGTTACAGAAAATTTACATTCTCTACACAAAAACTGCATCTCCTGCACAGACAACATCGACATCGACACAGGAAGGAAACTGATTGTCCATTCTTTGCCCAGGAAGTCTCGGTACTTTATAGATTCGTCTTtacctcttttttgttgttgttcttccgAAAAagcagttaaaattttttttcttttctttttctttttatactagGGACGTGGAGATGTTAAAAcgacaacaaaaaatatatatataaaaacaggaATGAAATCTGTGAGAGAATATTTTTGGTTCTAAAGACGGGTGCATCCGTTTGTCTTCGCCCGAATCCCTTGCTGGAGACCACACGAGCAGTGACATTGCACGGAGAGGGCAGCTTTGGGTTCCGCCGCCGTCACTGAAACCACCGGAAGGCGGCTCCTGTCGGAAGCATCACCTTCTGGCGGGGGCAGGAGACAAAAACAAGGAGAGAGTTCAGTCAGGGTCCGGGTAGGCCTGGAGCAAAGACGTTCCCCCGTGGATGGCCTCATGGTGGAGGGACAGGCATGGAGGAAGAGCAGCCACCCCTCGGAGCTCCTGCCACCCCAGCCAGGCAAAAGGAGGAGCTCGACCTGCTGGGCTGCTGGAAGGTCCGGAGGACTCTGAGGCctcctgagccactgtgcccaggaaCCCTCCTTCCAGAGAGGAAGACCCTTCCCCTGGCCCAAAGGCAACAGCGCCAGGTGGCTGTGGCATGTTTCCGTAAATGAGCGTGCGAGCACGTGCAGCGGGTGTGCATATGGGTGTGTGCCTCGTGCTATGCTGAGCTGTGCGGTATGGAGCTGTGGGAGGTGGGTATTTGGGCTATTTCTCAAGCAGCcctgtctatgtgtgtgtgcatgtgtgtctacACTGGACTAAAGTGGGTGCCTTTGTGTGTACATAGGAGAGCAGAAATggaagggctggggctggggctggggctggggttggggttggggttggggttgggttgGGGAGGGTAACCAGGAGGCCATGGCTGGGATACACCACTGTTGTTTTCCAACCATTCTGGACATTTGCGTCAAGCCCACTCGTAGAGGGGCGGGGATAGGGGCAGGGACTGCAGGCTGAAAAGATGCTTTTGTACCCAGGCCTGGCACTCCAGCTAGGTTGCTGCATCCAGGGGCACAGGGACGGGCCCTGCCACAGGGATGCAGAGACAGCAGCATGGGAACCCCTTGCCTTCTCCAAGCGAATCCCACAGTGGCTAGGTCCTTGACCACTCTGGGCTCATGGTCACCTTCCCTTACCCCAGCCCCAAAAATCTGTCAAGTAGGTGCCCAGACCAAGGGTTCTTCCAGGCCTCAGAGCAGGGCACCCAGCACTGGAGCAGCTCTATCCTTGGGTGGCCTTGGGGGAAAAATGGCCCTGGAGGGGCAAATGAAGGGCTTAAGGGCACAGAGCCTGTGAAACAGAATCCCTTAAACAGGGCAGGGGAGAGACGCAGAGTTCTAAGTCATGGACTGGATGCTTTAGGCCATGTCTGAACATCGGAAACTTAggacctggccgggcgcggtggctcaagcctgtaatcccagcactttgggaggccgagacgggcggatcacgaggtcaggagatcgagaccatcctggctaacacggtgaaaccccgtctctactaaaaaatacaaaaaactagccgggcgaggtggcgggcgcctgtagtcccagctactcgggaggctgaggcaggagaatggcgtaaacctggaaggcggagcttgcagtgagctgagatccggccattgcactccagcctgggcaacacagcgagactccgtatcaaaaaaaaaaaaaaaaaaagaaacttaggaCCTGTATGGAAATATCAATACCTGACCCAGAACCCCAGGAGAGGAATCAGAATTCCAGGGCCTGGCTGAGAATGCTAGGTCCTTACCTGGAATTTCAAGCTTGCCTTGCAAATTATGGCCTGATGGAATTCTCAGAATGTGGTTCTGACTTTTGGGGCAGTAAACTGGTGTCTTGAAGCCAGACCCCCAGACCCCAAGGACTGGGGGGGCATCCCCCAGACACTTGCCCAGGTAGGAAAGGTGGGgtcaggggatgggggtgggTTTGGACTGCCAGACAGATACAAGAGCCCACACACCTCCCTCTAAGGCGCTGTTACCTCCAGAGCAGCGGAAGGCTTCTTTTTGAGTTCCTCACATTTTCTGAATTTGCAAATCTGATGGCCAGTCTTTCGGTTCCTACAACTGCTGCACTGCTCGCAGTTGATGCGCCGCCGGCAGGGCGCGCACATGCCGCAGCGTTTCCGCTTCTTCTTGCCGGAGCTGATGGCAGAAGCCAGCTCTCCCTGCATGGGGTACTCGGCCAGGCCCGCCATGTGCAGCGCGCTCTCGGCCAGGAACACACCTGCCGGGGTCATAATGAAGAGGCCTGGGTTGATGGGGAAAGCGCCCAGGTAGGGGAAGTCGGACTGGCCATTGAGGGCTTCggcacctgccacagcctccatGTCAGGCAGGCCAGCACCCGCCTCGCTCATCAGCGGGAGGTGCTCCTGCACCACGCGCTTCAGCATCTCCGTGGACTGCGCAAACTGCTGCAGCGTCAGCTGTCCCTCGGCTGCCAGCTCCGTGGCCCGCTCTGCCTTGCTTAGCAGGCTGGCCACAGCACCACTTTTGTGCTTTGAGGTAGGGTTGCTTTTGTCCACTGCCATGGCCGCTGCCAGGTCATGCCCATTGGCCAACAGGGAGGCAGCGGCTGCAGCTGCAGTGGCCTTGTCAGCAGACTCCCCGCCCATCatgctgccactgccactgccactgccaccactgctgccaaAAGAAGAGTAGTGGGAGAGTGGGCGGGAGCGGCGCAGGCTCTTGTTGAGGGGCTCGCTGATGATACCGCTCTTGTTTCGACGCTCGGGGGGTGGTGCATCATCTGCCACGGAGGCTGGTGCAGCGGCAGCCACTGCTGCACTCTTGTCTGCTGCTCCTGCCTTTGGGccactgctgccactgccaccGCTGGCATTGGTGTTGCTGCTGCTATTGCCGCCGGTGTCCTGGGAGCCACCGCCGAGGCTCGACATGGTGGGGCCGAGGCCCAGACCCTGCTGAAGAGGGAGCCTGCCAACTGCCAAGGGTCCACAGACCAGGACCTGGCCCTGCTGCCCACAACAGAGAT from Macaca nemestrina isolate mMacNem1 chromosome 6, mMacNem.hap1, whole genome shotgun sequence encodes:
- the LOC105467053 gene encoding CXXC-type zinc finger protein 5, translated to MSSLGGGSQDTGGNSSSNTNASGGSGSSGPKAGAADKSAAVAAAAPASVADDAPPPERRNKSGIISEPLNKSLRRSRPLSHYSSFGSSGGSGSGSGSMMGGESADKATAAAAAASLLANGHDLAAAMAVDKSNPTSKHKSGAVASLLSKAERATELAAEGQLTLQQFAQSTEMLKRVVQEHLPLMSEAGAGLPDMEAVAGAEALNGQSDFPYLGAFPINPGLFIMTPAGVFLAESALHMAGLAEYPMQGELASAISSGKKKRKRCGMCAPCRRRINCEQCSSCRNRKTGHQICKFRKCEELKKKPSAALEKVMLPTGAAFRWFQ